The uncultured Methanobrevibacter sp. region CAGTCAAATCAGAACCTATACTGAATGATGCCTGCATGAAAGAAGCTCTTGAAGCAGGCCTTGACAAATACGGCGAAATTGTAGAGATAGGTGCCGGCACTGTAGGTTATGTGGACAGTGAAATTTCAGAGGAGTTTAGAGAAATTTTCAACAATCACAAATTCATTATTTCCAAAGGCATGGGAAATTATGAAGGTCTGACTGAAATTAATCTGGATGATAAGGAGCTCTTTTTCTTGTTATGTGCAAAATGCAATACAATATCAAAAGACATTGGAGTCAATCTCCATGACATGCTGCTTTTTAAAAAATAAACTGTGATTTTCATGATAATCGGTTTCATCGGATTTGGCAAGGTTTCCAGAACTCTCTTAAAATTAATATCTTCGAAGGATGTAAAATTTATCACATCAATGGAAGGCCGATCCGCTGAAACTCAAAACAGCATTAAAAATGAAAATATTGAAGTTTTAGACACTTTTAAGCAAGTGGCTATTAAATCAGATATTCTAATTTCAGCAACATCACCGAAATCAGCACCGGATGTAGCTCTAAAATACGGCAGGTATGCTCAGGGAATATACCTTGATTTAAATAACATATCTCCTGACACAACTGATGAAATCGGCAAAACTGTAAAAAATCTGGTCGACGGAGCTATCATCGGAAAAATAGATTCGGATAATCCTGTAATGTATATTTCAGGTAAAAAAGCAGATGAACTGTTGTTTTTAAATGAATTCATAACTGTTAAAAAAATCAGTGACAATGTCGGTGATGTGAGCATTCTTAAAATGCTTAGAAGCACATACACCAAAAGCTTATCCGCATTGCTTATAGAATCTTTTGAAATCTCCAAGACATATGGTCTTGAAGATGAATTTTTTGATATACTGGCACTGACTGAAGGTGATGAGTTCAGGCAAAAATCACTTTCAAGAATCAGCAATACATTAAACAGTTCAAAAAGAAAATCCGAAGAACTGGAAGAGATTATAGAATTTTTCAATAAAAATGATTTGGTAATGGTTAAAGCAGCACTTGAAAAGCTCAGCCGATAACTACATTAACCTTAAAACCTTTTTTAGCTTTTTTTATACTTCCGCTCACAGGAATAAAATGGGAATCCATAATATATCTGAGATATGTCACTTCAACAGCAGGAAGTCTCAAATTTGTCTTTATCTTTTTGCCTTCACTTTTGAACTGGACAGAGATTTTACCGTTTTTGTCAACGTACAAATCGGTATTTATTCCCTCTTTGGTAATTTTAGTTTCAAATTTTGTCAGATTAAGTCCGGCTTCAAGAGTTAAAGGAGCATCAACCTCGATGTTTTCACTTCTGAATTTCTCATTTGCTTCACGACCGTCCAGATTGCTGCTTGCAACAAACCACGCTCTGTCGATGACTCTTTGAACTTTCTGATTGTCTGGAATCACTCCCTGTGATTCATAGCTTTTCATCAAATCCATAACTTCTTTTTTGGTAACTTCCATCTCAATTGCACTTACGGCCAGTCTGGTCATCACAGGTCCGTAGTCTGATCTTCTGAAAACTGCCCATATTGATTCAGGGTCCCTATACACTCTTCTTTTAATTATCTCGTTAATTGTATTTCCGTTAAGGTAAGCTATTTTTTCGAGATTTCCTCTGGAGTAGGTATTCATTCTCTTGTAGATGTCTTTCCAGTTTCTCTCGCCGGGAACATTTCCAGCTTCAATTTCCCTTTCAAGAATCTCAACAGTAGTTTTTGGAAGCAGGTTTTTTATGTCATCAGTTATTGTCATATCATTGTCTATGATTGACTGCCTGATTAGTCTTCCGGAATATTTATCCTTGTTGAATTCCTTTACAATATGGTAGTTGAGTTTGGATCCTAGAAACTCATTTATCGCATACCATCTGATTTCATTTCTGTTGGTGTAGCTTTTCGGCATTCCAACAAAATTGCCTTCATCAATAAACGGCTGCGCTTTTGCTTTGATTTCATCCAGAGAAATGCTTGCAGAGGTAATGTAGTCAGTCACGCCGTCATCAATCATCTGTTTAAGTCTGATGGGAACGCTGTAAGAGAGAACCAGTCTGTGATGAAGCCCTTCAAAGGACCTTATTTCATCAGCACCCAATGCCAGTGCCATTTCACTGCGGGCATCAAAATCTGTGAAAAAGGGTGCATGGTTTGCACTGAATCCTTTATTCAGGTATACGACCACTTTCTTGTTTTGCTTATCTGCAAGTTTACGAGCTTCTTTTATTAATTTTTCATGACCTTTATGAACAGGGTCAAAATCTGCACTAATTCCAATCAATATTAACACCAAAAAAAGAAAATAGGATAATTTTAATTATCCACGAAATTTAAAACACCACTTATCACTAACCATATTCCGATTAATGCACCTAAAACGATAGGGTTTGAAAGATAAGTTCCGATTACAATGTAGAGCAAACCTAAAACAATTCCAAAAATTCCGACGTAAAATCCGTATCTTGAACTGCGGTTGTTAATTAAGGATGCCACTGCAACTATTATTAACATAATTCCTGCAATATACATTGTAATTTCAGTTAAAAATCCAAGCAATGCCGGATTGAAAATTAATCCGAAACTTAGGAATAGCAGCAATATTGCAAGTATCAAATCAAGTATTGCTCCTGAAGTGTTGTAGTCAATTATGGATACGCCTAAAACGAACAGGTAAATTGACATCAGCAATACGGATAAACCAATCAATGAACTAACTCCGATTAGTCCCATTACTGGAAAAATGATTATTATTAATCCGAAAATTATAGCTAGTAAACTGATAAATGTCCTTTTCATAATTGCCTCCTAATATTATTATAGTTATTATTTAATATAATGGGATATGTTTAATCTCAACAGTAGATGAGTTCATATCTGAATTATTGACTTCAGCTAACCATTCACTTTTACATTCACAGTCATATTCAATCTTTGTCTGTGTAAGATTGTTGGCTATTATCATATGTTTCAAATCTTTATTGCATTTCTTACAGTTATAAGGTCCACGCCTTGAGCCGAATCCGGAAGTGTCCAAAAGTGCAGGTATATCTAATTCATCACGGACGGTATTGATTATTTCAACACATGACCAGATCCATGGAGGCTGATAAGCACCTTTTCTCCAGAACCTTTCAATCACAGTTCCGCTGTGTATTGTTGCAGGACAGAATGACAGTCTGTTGACTCCAATTGAATTGCAGTATCTTGCTGTTTCTATTGCTTCGGTTATTGCCTGAGCTTCAGATACTAAAATAGGTTTAACGAAGATATAT contains the following coding sequences:
- a CDS encoding NAD(P)-binding domain-containing protein, with the translated sequence MIIGFIGFGKVSRTLLKLISSKDVKFITSMEGRSAETQNSIKNENIEVLDTFKQVAIKSDILISATSPKSAPDVALKYGRYAQGIYLDLNNISPDTTDEIGKTVKNLVDGAIIGKIDSDNPVMYISGKKADELLFLNEFITVKKISDNVGDVSILKMLRSTYTKSLSALLIESFEISKTYGLEDEFFDILALTEGDEFRQKSLSRISNTLNSSKRKSEELEEIIEFFNKNDLVMVKAALEKLSR
- a CDS encoding adenylyltransferase/cytidyltransferase family protein codes for the protein MLILIGISADFDPVHKGHEKLIKEARKLADKQNKKVVVYLNKGFSANHAPFFTDFDARSEMALALGADEIRSFEGLHHRLVLSYSVPIRLKQMIDDGVTDYITSASISLDEIKAKAQPFIDEGNFVGMPKSYTNRNEIRWYAINEFLGSKLNYHIVKEFNKDKYSGRLIRQSIIDNDMTITDDIKNLLPKTTVEILEREIEAGNVPGERNWKDIYKRMNTYSRGNLEKIAYLNGNTINEIIKRRVYRDPESIWAVFRRSDYGPVMTRLAVSAIEMEVTKKEVMDLMKSYESQGVIPDNQKVQRVIDRAWFVASSNLDGREANEKFRSENIEVDAPLTLEAGLNLTKFETKITKEGINTDLYVDKNGKISVQFKSEGKKIKTNLRLPAVEVTYLRYIMDSHFIPVSGSIKKAKKGFKVNVVIG
- a CDS encoding DUF308 domain-containing protein; the protein is MKRTFISLLAIIFGLIIIIFPVMGLIGVSSLIGLSVLLMSIYLFVLGVSIIDYNTSGAILDLILAILLLFLSFGLIFNPALLGFLTEITMYIAGIMLIIVAVASLINNRSSRYGFYVGIFGIVLGLLYIVIGTYLSNPIVLGALIGIWLVISGVLNFVDN